One Misgurnus anguillicaudatus chromosome 22, ASM2758022v2, whole genome shotgun sequence DNA segment encodes these proteins:
- the tbx2a gene encoding T-box transcription factor TBX2a — protein sequence MRDPVFTANAMAYHPFHAHRSADFPMSAFLAAAHPSFFPALTLPPGLSKPLADHALSGAAEAGLHAALGHHHQAAHLRSFKSLEPEEDVEDDPKVTLEAKELWDQFHKIGTEMVITKSGRRMFPPFKVRVNGLDKKAKYILLMDIVAADDCRYKFHNSRWMVAGKADPEMPKRMYIHPDSPATGEQWMAKPVAFHKLKLTNNISDKHGFTILNSMHKYQPRFHIVRANDILKLPYSTFRTYVFPETDFIAVTAYQNDKITQLKIDNNPFAKGFRDTGNGRREKRKQLGLPSMRIYDDQCKVDRDGGDSDASSCDQTAGRDSVHSPTGTLASPLNFNRSRGDKNCNESDHEHDEQDDMSIRVSSPGQGPPSPFSPHCEDKVKDKSNPEIKEDFSDSRKENDSIFSGRNLEKDKLDGRTLKESDTSKKDGDCMGLNTVKEGFSPLMVQTESPSHFNAGHLQSLALSGLHNQHFFNPLSTGQPLLFHPGQFAMAPSAFSTMGMGHLLASMSGASGLENGSLSSQSTSSSNPFPFHLSQHMLASQGISMQPFGGLLPYPYTYMAAAAAAASALPAGSAASSLGRNPFLSSTRPRLRFNPYQIPVSVSQSSGLLTTGLPSTLNAESGSSKSGSRESSPISEHQSHKTGSSQNAGSPKSSGKDSINELQNIQRLVSGLEKRRDMSPGGDSPK from the exons ATGAGAGATCCAGTTTTTACAGCGAACGCTATGGCTTATCACCCTTTTCACGCGCACAGGTCGGCCGACTTCCCCATGTCAGCTTTCCTTGCTGCGGCTCATCCCTCGTTTTTCCCAGCTCTCACTTTACCGCCGGGTCTCAGTAAACCTCTGGCCGATCACGCGCTCTCTGGCGCGGCTGAGGCTGGCTTGCACGCGGCGCTGGGTCATCACCACCAGGCGGCTCATCTCCGCTCCTTCAAAAGCCTAGAGCCCGAGGAAGATGTTGAAGACGATCCCAAAGTAACATTAGAAGCGAAAGAGCTTTGGGATCAATTTCATAAAATTGGAACAGAAATGGTCATCACAAAATCTGGAAG GAGAATGTTTCCTCCATTTAAAGTGCGCGTGAACGGCCTGGACAAAAAAGCAAAGTATATACTTTTGATGGATATTGTTGCGGCAGACGACTGCCGGTACAAATTTCACAATTCTCGATGGATGGTCGCAGGAAAGGCCGATCCGGAGATGCCTAAACGAATGTACATTCACCCGGATAGCCCGGCCACGGGGGAACAGTGGATGGCAAAGCCTGTTGCATTTCATAAACTCAAACTGACTAATAATATATCGGATAAACATGGATTT aCGATTCTGAACTCTATGCACAAATACCAGCCCAGGTTTCATATCGTTAGAGCCAACGATATTTTGAAACTCCCATATAGTACCTTCAGGACCTATGTATTTCCTGAGACGGATTTTATAGCCGTCACTGCATATCAGAATGACAAA ATCACACAACTGAAAATCGACAATAATCCATTCGCAAAAGGATTTAGGGACACAGGGAATGGAAGGAGAGAGAAAAG AAAACAATTAGGCCTGCCATCAATGCGCATTTACGATGATCAGTGCAAAGTAGATAGAGATGGAGGAGATTCAGACGCCTCATCCTGCGACCAAACTGCAGGAAGAGATTCAGTTCACTCGCCGACTGGAACACTAGCAAGTCCACTTAACTTCAACAGATCCAGAG GTGACAAAAACTGCAATGAAAGTGACCACGAACATGATGAACAAGATGATATGTCGATCAGAGTTAGTAGTCCAGGCCAGGGACCACCATCACCATTCAGCCCACATTGTGAAGACAAAGTCAAGGACAAATCTAACCCAGAAATAAAGGAAGACTTCTCGGATTCAAGGAAGGAAAATGACTCTATATTCAGTGGCAGGAACCTGGAGAAGGACAAGCTGGATGGCAGAACTTTGAAAGAATCAGATACCTCAAAAAAAGATGGAGACTGTATGGGCCTGAACACGGTCAAAGAAGGATTCTCACCTCTGATGGTTCAAACAGAGAGCCCATCACATTTTAATGCCGGTCATTTGCAAAGTCTAGCTCTCTCTGGTTTACACAATCAACATTTCTTTAACCCACTGAGCACGGGACAACCACTTTTATTTCACCCTGGGCAGTTTGCTATGGCTCCTAGTGCTTTCTCTACCATGGGCATGGGACATTTGTTAGCCTCTATGTCTGGAGCAAGTGGACTAGAGAATGGCAGTCTCTCCTCTCAAAGTACCAGTTCATCCAACCCTTTCCCATTCCACTTATCACAGCACATGCTTGCATCTCAG GGTATCTCTATGCAACCATTCGGGGGACTGCTACCCTACCCGTACACATACATGGCGGCTGCAGCTGCAGCAGCCTCGGCCCTCCCTGCCGGCAGTGCCGCGTCCTCCCTCGGCCGGAACCCCTTTCTCAGCAGCACCCGACCAAGGTTGCGTTTCAACCCTTATCAGATCCCAGTATCAGTTTCCCAGAGCTCCGGTTTGCTAACCACCGGTTTACCAAGTACTCTGAATGCGGAGTCAGGGTCGTCAAAATCAGGCAGCAGGGAGAGCAGTCCCATATCTGAGCACCAAAGTCATAAAACTGGAAGCAGCCAGAATGCAGGATCTCCCAAATCTTCAGGAAAGGACTCCATTAACGAACTGCAGAATATACAAAGACTGGTCAGTGGATTGGAAAAACGCAGAGACATGTCCCCGGGTGGAGATTCACCAAAGTGA